Genomic DNA from Desulfurivibrio alkaliphilus AHT 2:
CCAACTTCGACCTGGAAATGCTGGCCGAGTTGGGCTACTGCCACGGCATTGAAAACTACAGCCGCCATTTCACCGGCCGCCCGCCCGGCGCGCCCCCCCCCACCCTGCTGGACTATTTCCCCGATGACTACCTGCTGCTGGTGGATGAATCCCACGTCAGCATCCCCCAGGTGCGGGGAATGTACCGGGGAGATCGCTCCCGCAAGGAAACCCTGGTGGAGTACGGCTTTCGCCTCCCTTCCGCCCTGGACAACCGCCCGCTGATGTTCGACGAATTCGCCGCCCGGACCAACCAGGCCATCTACGTCTCCGCCACCCCCGGCGACTATGAGTTGGAGATGGCCCAGGGACGGGTGGTGGAGCAGATCATCCGCCCCACCGGGTTGATGGACCCGGCCATCGAGGTACGCCCGGCCTCCGGCCAGGTGGACGACCTGTTGGCGGAAATCCGCCACCGGGCCGAGCGGAACGAGGCGGTCCTGGTGACCACGCTGACCAAGCGGATGGCCGAGGATCTGTGCGAATACTACGCCAATCTCGGGGTCCGGGTCCGCTATCTCCATGCCGACATCAAGACCCTGGAGCGGATGGAACTGCTCCGCGATCTACGCCGCCGCGAGTATGACGTGCTGGTGGGGATCAACCTGCTGCGGGAGGGGCTGGACCTGCCGGAGGTCTCTCTGGTGGCGGTGCTGGACGCCGACAAGGAGGGGTTCCTGCGCAGCGAACGCTCCCTGATCCAGACCTGCGGTCGGGCCGCCCGCAACGCCGATGGCCTGGTAATCCTCTACGGCGACCAGCTCAGCGAGGCCATGGCCCGCACCATCGCCGAAACCAATCGGCGGCGGGCCATCCAGGCGGAGTACAACCGGGAGCACGGCATCACCCCCGCCACCATCCGCTCGCGGATCAAGGACATCATGGCCAGCATCTATGAACAGGATTACGCCACCGTGGAGGTGCCGGAACAGGCTGTCGCCGAGGAGCAGCCGGTGTTCCGCAGCCGAGATGAGTTGCGCAAGGAGATCCGGCAATTGGAAAAGGCCATGCAGGAAGCGGCCAGGGAATTGGCCTTCGAGGATGC
This window encodes:
- the uvrB gene encoding excinuclease ABC subunit UvrB — its product is MTEANPFALITEFTPAGDQPRAIELLSRGVNQGATHQVLLGVTGSGKTFTMAQVIAETGRPALILAPNKTLAAQLYSEFKELFPHNAVEYFVSYYDYYQPEAYIPQSDTYIEKDSAINDTIDKMRHGATRALLTRRDVIIVASVSCIYGLGSPEEYLNMHLALKVGEDYPPVEIQRRLVHMLYERNDYSFHRGTFRVRGDVIEIFPVHEEEQALRVELFGDTIEAIRVVDPLRGVVHAEQDEATVFPGSHFVTSRERQQQAVKTIKAELKERLRELESAGRLLEAQRLEQRTNFDLEMLAELGYCHGIENYSRHFTGRPPGAPPPTLLDYFPDDYLLLVDESHVSIPQVRGMYRGDRSRKETLVEYGFRLPSALDNRPLMFDEFAARTNQAIYVSATPGDYELEMAQGRVVEQIIRPTGLMDPAIEVRPASGQVDDLLAEIRHRAERNEAVLVTTLTKRMAEDLCEYYANLGVRVRYLHADIKTLERMELLRDLRRREYDVLVGINLLREGLDLPEVSLVAVLDADKEGFLRSERSLIQTCGRAARNADGLVILYGDQLSEAMARTIAETNRRRAIQAEYNREHGITPATIRSRIKDIMASIYEQDYATVEVPEQAVAEEQPVFRSRDELRKEIRQLEKAMQEAARELAFEDAAELRDRIKVLKEQELNW